Proteins from a single region of Ziziphus jujuba cultivar Dongzao chromosome 1, ASM3175591v1:
- the LOC132800336 gene encoding (R)-mandelonitrile lyase 2-like yields the protein MATALFLIMLSYILHPHLEVLALATSSDHDFSYMKSVQNATDLPLEESYDYIIVGGGTAGCPLAATLSEKYSVLVLERGSAPVSYPNVLSANGLLANLLQEDDGKTPAQRFTSEDGVPNARGRILGGSSMINVGFFSRADDQFYNESGIDWDMDLVEKSYQWVEDTIVFRSNLSAFQSIFRKALLQAGVGPDNGFSLKHLVGTKTSGSTFDNQGRRHGAVELLNRAVLKNLRVAVEAYVERIIFSSSNNASRLSASGVIYTDSKGKTHRALIREKGEVILSAGAIGSPQLLLLSGIGPVHHLSSLHIPIVHSNPDVGNFMADNPRNNINIVAPYALDPSVVQVVGITSEFNIIEAISYPLPFSFPQPFGLFPKSTSPLQLTVATIVEKFTGPQSTGSLRLLSSAKVKVSPAVRFNYFSETVDLARCVKGMRKVGDLLETVSLEELKFEDLEGAEGFKFLGPSLPKNQSDDASMGTFCRSTVTTFWHYHGGCLVGKVVDGDYRVKGTNSLRVVDGSTFNASPGTNPQATLMMIGRYIGLKILQQRRAAK from the exons ATGGCTACAGCTTTGTTTTTGATTATgctttcatatattttgcatCCTCATTTGGAGGTTCTCGCATTGGCCACTTCATCTGATCACG ATTTTAGTTACATGAAATCTGTACAAAATGCTACCGATCTACCATTAGAAGAGTCATACGACTATATAATAGTGGGAGGAGGCACAGCAGGGTGCCCATTGGCTGCAACTTTATCAGAAAAATACTCTGTTCTTGTCCTTGAAAGAGGCAGTGCCCCAGTTTCATACCCAAATGTGTTAAGCGCAAATGGCTTATTAGCTAATCTATTGCAGGAAGACGATGGAAAGACACCAGCTCAGCGGTTCACTTCAGAAGATGGAGTTCCAAATGCAAGAGGAAGGATCCTCGGCGGTAGTAGCATGATCAATGTGGGATTTTTCTCCAGAGCGGATGACCAATTCTACAATGAATCAGGCATTGACTGGGACATGGATTTGGTCGAGAAGTCATACCAGTGGGTGGAAGACACTATTGTGTTCCGCTCCAATTTGTCTGCTTTTCAATCTATTTTCAGAAAAGCTTTGCTTCAAGCTGGAGTTGGTCCTGACAATGGATTCAGCCTTAAACACTTGGTAGGAACCAAAACTTCGGGTTCTACCTTCGATAACCAAGGAAGGAGACATGGAGCTGTGGAGCTTCTCAACAGAGCAGTACTGAAGAATCTGAGAGTTGCAGTTGAGGCCTATGTGGAAAGAATCATCTTCAGCTCTTCCAATAATGCATCAC GTTTGTCTGCAAGTGGAGTCATATATACTGATTCGAAAGGGAAGACTCATCGGGCATTAATAAGAGAAAAGGGAGAGGTGATACTGAGTGCAGGGGCAATTGGGAGTCCTCAACTTCTCCTTCTCAGTGGAATTGGTCCAGTTCATCATCTTTCTTCTCTGCATATTCCAATTGTTCACTCAAATCCTGATGTAGGAAATTTCATGGCTGACAATCCTCGTAATAACATCAACATTGTAGCCCCATATGCATTGGACCCATCAGTTGTACAGGTTGTAGGAATTACCAGTGAGTTCAATATTATAGAGGCCATCTCCTACCCTTTGCCATTTTCATTTCCTCAACCTTTTGGCCTCTTTCCAAAGTCCACTTCTCCTTTACAATTGACTGTGGCAACCATTGTCGAGAAGTTCACGGGACCTCAGTCGACCGGTTCCCTTCGGTTGCTGTCATCGGCCAAGGTGAAAGTTAGCCCGGCTGTGAGGTTCAACTACTTTTCTGAAACGGTGGACCTTGCTCGTTGTGTTAAAGGAATGAGGAAGGTTGGTGATTTGCTGGAGACAGTGTCCTTGGAAGAACTAAAGTTTGAAGATTTGGAGGGTGCAGAAGGTTTCAAGTTTTTAGGACCATCTTTGCCAAAGAACCAATCTGATGATGCATCAATGGGGACATTTTGTCGAAGCACGGTGACAACGTTTTGGCATTACCACGGTGGTTGCTTGGTGGGAAAGGTGGTGGATGGTGATTACAGGGTCAAAGGGACAAATTCACTCCGTGTGGTTGATGGATCCACATTCAATGCCTCACCAGGGACCAATCCTCAAGCCACCCTTATGATGATAGGCCg GTATATTGGGCTTAAGATTCTGCAGCAACGAAGAGCAGCAAAATAG
- the LOC132805371 gene encoding (R)-mandelonitrile lyase 2-like: MAAALLLFLLSYILHPQTQVLALATSSDHDFRYMKSVGNATAVPLEDEYDYIIVGGGTAGCPLAATLSRKYSVLVLERGSAPISYPQVLTAKGSGANLLQEDDGKTPAQRFVSEDGVPNVRGRILGGTSMINGGFFSRANNQFYNESGIDWDMGAVEKAYKWVEDIIVFRSNLSSFQSIFREALLEAGVGPDNGFTLQHLVGTKISGSTYDDQGRRHGAVELLNKGVLKNLRVAVEAYVEKIIFSSNASRLSATGVIYTDSKGKTHRALIRDKGEVILSAGAIGSPQLLLLSGVGPVNHLSSLHIPVVHSNPDVGNFMADNPRNMINIVSPFALDPSSVQVVGITSDFNSMEAFSYTFPFSFPQPFGLFPNSTSPLEFSLATIVEKFSGPQSTGSLRLLSSADVKVSPAVRFNYFSEAVDIARCVKGMRRVGDLLKTESLEQLKFRDLEGAEGFKFLGPSLPKNQSDDASMETFCRSTVRSFWHYHGGCLVGKVVDGDYRVKGTNSLRVVDVSTFDASPGTNPQATLMMIGRYIGLKILKERRVVK; encoded by the exons ATGGCAGCAGCTTTGTTATTGTTTCTGCTTTCATATATTTTACATCCTCAAACGCAGGTTCTTGCATTGGCCACCTCATCTGATCATG ATTTTCGTTACATGAAATCTGTAGGTAATGCAACAGCTGTACCATTAGAAGACGAATATGACTATATAATAGTAGGAGGAGGCACAGCAGGGTGTCCATTAGCTGCAACTTTATCAAGAAAATACTCTGTTCTTGTCCTTGAAAGGGGCAGCGCCCCTATTTCATATCCACAGGTTCTGACTGCAAAAGGCTCAGGAGCTAATCTCCTGCAGGAAGACGATGGAAAAACCCCTGCTCAGAGGTTCGTTTCAGAAGATGGAGTTCCAAATGTAAGAGGAAGGATCCTAGGTGGCACCAGCATGATCAATGGGGGATTCTTCTCCAGAGCCAATAACCAATTCTACAACGAATCAGGCATTGACTGGGACATGGGTGCGGTCGAGAAAGCATATAAGTGGGTGGAAGATATTATTGTGTTCCGCTCCAATTTGTCTTCTTTTCAATCTATTTTTAGAGAAGCTCTACTTGAAGCAGGAGTTGGTCCTGACAATGGATTCACTTTGCAACACTTGGTAGGGACTAAAATTTCGGGTTCAACTTACGATGACCAAGGAAGGAGACATGGAGCTGTGGAGCTTCTCAACAAAGGAGTGCTGAAGAATCTGAGAGTTGCAGTTGAGGCCTATGTGGAAAAAATCATATTCTCTTCTAATGCATCAC GTTTGTCTGCAACTGGAGTCATATACACTGATTCTAAAGGGAAGACTCATCGAGCATTAATAAGAGATAAAGGAGAGGTGATATTGAGTGCAGGGGCGATTGGTAGCCCGCAACTTCTACTTCTCAGTGGAGTTGGACCTGTTAATCATCTTTCTTCTCTGCATATTCCGGTTGTTCACTCAAATCCTGATGTGGGAAATTTCATGGCAGACAATCCTCGTAATATGATCAACATTGTATCCCCATTTGCATTGGACCCATCATCAGTACAGGTTGTAGGAATCACCAGTGACTTCAATAGCATGGAGGCCTTCTCCTAcacttttccattttctttcccTCAACCTTTTGGCCTTTTTCCAAATTCCACTTCTCCCTTGGAATTTAGTTTGGCAACCATTGTTGAGAAGTTCTCGGGACCTCAGTCCACCGGTTCACTCCGGTTGTTGTCGTCCGCTGATGTGAAAGTTAGTCCAGCTGTCCGGTTCAACTACTTTTCTGAAGCGGTGGACATTGCTCGTTGTGTTAAAGGAATGAGGAGGGTTGGTGATTTGCTGAAGACAGAGTCCCTTGAACAACTAAAGTTTCGAGATTTGGAGGGTGCAGAGGGTTTCAAGTTTCTTGGACCATCTTTGCCGAAGAACCAATCTGATGATGCATCAATGGAGACGTTTTGTCGGAGCACAGTGAGATCCTTCTGGCATTACCATGGTGGTTGCTTGGTGGGAAAGGTTGTGGATGGTGATTACAGGGTGAAGGGGACAAATTCGCTTCGTGTGGTAGATGTATCCACATTCGATGCGTCACCAGGGACCAATCCCCAGGCTACCCTTATGATGATAGGCCG GTACATTGGGCTTAAGATTCTGAAGGAAAGAAGAGTGGTAAAGTAG